The following are from one region of the Pleurodeles waltl isolate 20211129_DDA chromosome 4_1, aPleWal1.hap1.20221129, whole genome shotgun sequence genome:
- the LOC138287568 gene encoding uncharacterized protein: MYKFLVLFMSMQPQSMVHPYVGAPTFTDSLHFFPTIQNRPVSFSPPPACPQMGGISQRRKSTSFLEAHARQQPLLRNCGQKINPHSSDVHPSFEPPPVFSNSLPGTESCRNSCEISYLIDRQYQEQFEHYDSFPYSSTSGLGQIPENQHFSQVSAYNRQTYGSAYLAQPIQSLHLDPSQSIASTPISSDSQVALHQILVPHSAPPVLATGTEGHPKCVFEFHVHTSSSPTVEGSSLLTQRIYKSRRGSVDFNQDDSSQTSSHHCRLQPVTEEQYHHSGIETSFSYRKPMASVYAESSSDYSSDYSQQTSSDPGDFLSPPPSGSAPSFGADMCLPYSQLPQAVFQDPQLVCYSQSVNAQQSLPLSYPVGGPAAYFQVISVHHLSSASPSLIFDH; the protein is encoded by the coding sequence ATGTACAAATTCCTTGTCTTGTTCATGTCAATGCAGCCTCAGTCCATGGTGCATCCGTACGTGGGAGCCCCAACATTCACAGATTCTCTGCACTTTTTCCCAACAATCCAAAACCGGCCAGTGTCCTTTTCACCACCACCAGCCTGCCCTCAAATGGGTGGCATTTCTCAGCGACGCAAGAGCACCTCTTTCCTGGAAGCCCATGCTCGGCAACAACCCCTCTTACGAAATTGTGGCCAGAAAATTAATCCACACAGCAGTGATGTACATCCATCATTTGAGCCACCTCCTGTTTTCAGCAACAGTCTTCCAGGCACAGAATCTTGCAGGAATTCGTGTGAAATATCTTATTTAATTGACAGGCAGTACCAGGAACAATTTGAGCATTATGACAGTTTTCCCTATTCCAGCACTTCTGGGCTAGGTCAGATCCCTGAAAATCAACATTTTTCACAGGTATCAGCCTATAACCGCCAAACCTATGGATCGGCTTACCTAGCACAACCTATACAGAGCCTGCACTTGGATCCTAGTCAGTCCATTGCATCCACACCCATCTCCAGTGACTCTCAAGTAGCCCTCCACCAGATTTTGGTTCCTCATTCTGCACCCCCTGTGCTTGCTACTGGGACTGAGGGGCATCCCAAGTGTGTCTTTGAATTTCATGTGCATACCTCAAGCTCTCCTACAGTAGAGGGTAGCAGCTTATTAACACAACGAATATACAAAAGCCGCAGAGGTTCTGTTGATTTCAATCAGGATGATTCCTCACAAACATCTAGCCACCATTGTCGGCTGCAGCCTGTGACAGAAGAACAATATCACCATTCAGGAATTGAGACATCTTTTTCTTACAGAAAACCAATGGCATCAGTCTATGCTGAAAGCAGCTCTGACTATTCAAGTGACTATTCACAGCAGACATCCTCAGACCCTGGTGATTTTCTTTCTCCACCTCCATCAGGCTCCGCTCCATCATTTGGAGCCGACATGTGTCTACCTTATTCTCAGCTACCTCAGGCAGTGTTTCAAGATCCCCAGCTTGTCTGCTACTCGCAGAGTGTGAATGCTCAACAATCATTGCCCTTGTCCTATCCTGTGGGAGGTCCAGCTGCATATTTTCAGGTTATTAGTGTTCATCATTTGTCTTCTGCCAGTCCAAGTCTAATCTTTGATCACTAG